A genomic window from Haladaptatus caseinilyticus includes:
- a CDS encoding Rieske (2Fe-2S) protein yields MDENSCIATLAEIPDHSTFLFTIRDGFDEEEAVLVMQDDDVLAWKNYCQHWTDVRLDKGDGAAMRDGELVCGKHGALFEADSGVCSYGPCEGAVLDPVGVTVEDGAVFLTDPDYEFVQQGSSMEYDLSSNRSLGFE; encoded by the coding sequence ATGGACGAGAATAGCTGCATCGCCACGCTCGCCGAAATCCCCGACCACAGCACCTTCTTGTTCACCATTCGGGATGGGTTCGACGAGGAGGAGGCCGTCTTGGTCATGCAGGACGACGACGTGCTCGCATGGAAAAACTACTGCCAGCACTGGACGGACGTCCGCCTCGACAAGGGCGACGGTGCCGCGATGCGCGACGGCGAACTCGTCTGTGGCAAACACGGCGCGCTGTTCGAGGCCGATTCGGGTGTCTGCTCTTACGGCCCCTGTGAAGGTGCGGTTCTCGACCCAGTCGGCGTGACGGTCGAGGACGGTGCGGTGTTCCTGACCGACCCGGATTACGAGTTCGTCCAACAGGGATCCTCGATGGAGTACGATTTGTCCTCGAACCGGTCGCTGGGCTTCGAATAG
- a CDS encoding transcriptional regulator — MMTDDETTRERITAFLRDQPASPSVLAAEFDITAGTALRHVKHVARSVESGGERLLVAPPECRDCGFDRFDDPANRPSRCPECKSEAIDEPTFTIRRGG; from the coding sequence ATCATGACCGACGACGAGACGACGCGGGAACGGATAACAGCCTTTCTGCGGGATCAGCCCGCTTCACCGAGCGTCCTCGCGGCGGAGTTCGATATCACGGCCGGCACGGCACTTCGACACGTGAAACACGTTGCTCGGTCGGTAGAGTCCGGTGGCGAACGACTGCTCGTCGCCCCGCCGGAATGCCGGGACTGCGGATTCGACCGTTTCGATGACCCCGCGAACCGCCCATCTCGGTGTCCGGAATGCAAGAGCGAAGCCATCGACGAACCGACGTTTACGATCCGTCGGGGAGGATAG
- a CDS encoding bacterio-opsin activator domain-containing protein, whose protein sequence is MGEVSDGREDAMSSSRTVLFVEHETDIARSLSRSAGELTVHIESSAADCLDHLDQRAIDCIVSNYDLSDGDGIELLESVRAKYPNLPFVLLTNEGSEHVASEAIAAGVSDYLPTTAVDDVDVLRDRIEVAIDKHLGGDGESRIKALTTAFPDVAFLLDDRGRYCELLVGPNTESLAASSPANLVGRSMHDVFSEAEADRFLAHIHRTLDSGRVETMEYPLEVERGQRWFEARTTPLGAKIDGRDAVVWVARDITDRRDRERKLAHQHDELETLNQIHRVIQEVIHELVHAATRDDIEQLVCERLVESDLYELAWTDESEVSREGVTPRTRAGGIDGYLDTLIQFGNNIEDDPADVAMQTGELQVIQDVRETKKIPSFVCEEALSRGIESGISIPISYGNTIYGTLSLVSTRKGVLGKRAQAALEILGDTIGFAINAAKNKKILLSDSSVELEFQVTDPREVFLTVSRKLNCQCHLHGLVPASDGKLLHYVRINGAQPDRVEEMVSDAEQVEECRLIDIDDVGFVLETVMSESTIKKLVEAGAAVQSATADDGEVTIIAEVPHDTDVRQVVDTFQSAYPDSQLVGKRTVDRPTQTTQDFRQSLTERLTERQVTALRTAYFAGYYDWPRGSNAEEVAGSLDIASATLHYHLRRAQNELLSAFFDG, encoded by the coding sequence ATGGGGGAAGTATCGGATGGACGTGAGGACGCCATGTCGAGTAGCCGTACCGTTCTTTTCGTAGAACACGAAACTGATATCGCACGGTCGCTTTCCCGTTCCGCCGGCGAACTAACGGTGCACATCGAGTCGTCCGCGGCGGACTGCCTCGACCACCTCGACCAACGGGCGATAGACTGCATCGTCAGCAACTACGACTTGTCGGACGGTGACGGTATCGAACTCCTCGAATCCGTGCGCGCGAAGTATCCAAACCTCCCGTTCGTCCTGCTCACGAACGAAGGAAGCGAGCACGTCGCCAGCGAGGCGATCGCGGCGGGCGTAAGCGATTATCTCCCCACGACGGCTGTCGATGATGTAGACGTCCTCCGGGACCGAATCGAAGTTGCCATCGACAAACACCTCGGAGGAGATGGCGAGAGCCGGATCAAAGCACTCACGACCGCTTTTCCGGACGTTGCATTTCTCCTCGACGACAGGGGTCGTTACTGCGAACTCTTGGTCGGGCCCAATACCGAAAGTCTGGCCGCGAGTTCTCCCGCAAACCTCGTCGGGAGATCCATGCACGACGTGTTTTCCGAGGCGGAAGCGGACCGGTTTTTGGCACACATCCACCGGACGCTCGACTCCGGGCGTGTGGAGACGATGGAGTATCCGTTGGAAGTCGAGCGTGGCCAACGCTGGTTCGAAGCCCGCACGACGCCGCTCGGGGCGAAAATCGATGGCCGAGACGCCGTCGTTTGGGTCGCACGTGACATTACCGACCGGCGGGACCGGGAACGAAAACTGGCACATCAACACGACGAGTTGGAGACCCTGAACCAGATTCACCGCGTGATTCAGGAGGTCATCCACGAACTCGTCCACGCCGCGACTCGGGACGATATCGAGCAGTTAGTCTGTGAACGACTGGTCGAATCCGATCTGTACGAACTCGCGTGGACCGACGAAAGCGAGGTGAGTCGAGAGGGGGTTACACCCCGAACTCGCGCAGGAGGCATCGACGGCTATCTCGACACCCTCATTCAGTTTGGGAACAACATAGAGGACGATCCTGCGGACGTGGCCATGCAAACGGGTGAACTACAGGTCATCCAGGACGTTCGAGAGACGAAGAAAATCCCGTCGTTCGTCTGCGAGGAGGCACTTTCACGCGGTATCGAATCCGGGATTTCCATCCCGATTTCGTATGGAAACACGATTTACGGCACGCTGTCTCTCGTTTCGACGCGGAAAGGTGTGTTGGGGAAGCGGGCGCAGGCCGCGCTCGAAATCCTCGGCGACACTATCGGGTTCGCCATCAACGCCGCAAAGAACAAGAAGATACTGCTATCGGACAGCTCCGTCGAACTCGAATTTCAGGTTACCGACCCACGGGAGGTTTTTTTGACCGTCTCCCGAAAGTTGAACTGCCAGTGTCATCTGCACGGCCTCGTTCCGGCTTCGGATGGAAAACTGCTTCACTACGTTCGAATCAACGGTGCACAACCGGACCGTGTCGAGGAGATGGTGTCCGATGCAGAACAGGTCGAGGAGTGCCGACTCATCGACATCGACGATGTCGGCTTCGTTCTCGAAACCGTGATGTCCGAATCGACGATCAAGAAACTGGTCGAGGCAGGTGCTGCCGTGCAGTCCGCGACTGCGGACGACGGTGAAGTGACCATCATCGCCGAAGTGCCACATGATACCGATGTTCGACAGGTCGTCGATACTTTTCAATCGGCCTATCCGGACTCACAGCTGGTGGGGAAGCGAACCGTCGACAGGCCGACGCAGACGACACAGGATTTCCGCCAGTCCCTCACCGAACGACTTACTGAGCGGCAGGTGACCGCACTTCGGACCGCTTACTTCGCAGGTTACTACGACTGGCCTCGCGGAAGCAACGCGGAGGAAGTGGCAGGATCCCTCGACATCGCCTCGGCGACGCTTCACTACCATCTTCGTCGGGCACAGAACGAACTGCTATCCGCCTTTTTCGACGGATAG
- a CDS encoding NDP-sugar synthase encodes MKAVVLAGGYATRLWPITKHRPKMFLPIGETTVIDRIFADLEADDRIDTVYVSTNERFADEFRTHLEASEFEKPKLSVEDTSEEDEKFGVVGALAQLVEREEVDDDLLVIAGDNLISFDVGDFVDFFEAKESPILAAYDVGSKERAKSYGLVELENDRVVDFQEKPDDPNSTLVSIACYAFTQDNLPLLQEYLEDGNNPDEPGWFLQWLQAHEPVYAYSFEEAWFDIGTPESYLDAVAWYLDGESYVADSASLDDTDVGENVHVMGGAELVSASLDNAIIFSNATVRDCDVRDSIIDEKTHIENMDLAGALIGAHTQITNGARDE; translated from the coding sequence ATGAAAGCCGTCGTCCTCGCGGGCGGATACGCGACGCGCCTGTGGCCCATCACGAAACACCGGCCGAAAATGTTTCTCCCGATCGGTGAGACAACGGTCATCGACCGCATTTTCGCCGACCTCGAAGCCGACGACCGTATCGACACGGTGTACGTCAGTACGAACGAGCGATTTGCGGACGAGTTCCGCACGCATCTCGAAGCGAGCGAGTTCGAAAAGCCGAAACTGAGTGTCGAAGATACCTCCGAAGAAGACGAGAAGTTCGGGGTCGTCGGCGCGCTGGCCCAACTGGTCGAGCGTGAGGAAGTCGATGACGACCTGCTCGTCATCGCCGGAGACAACCTCATCAGTTTCGACGTGGGCGACTTCGTGGACTTTTTCGAGGCGAAAGAGTCGCCGATTCTGGCCGCCTACGACGTTGGAAGCAAAGAACGCGCGAAATCCTACGGTCTCGTGGAACTGGAAAACGACCGCGTCGTCGATTTCCAAGAAAAGCCGGACGATCCCAACTCGACGCTGGTTTCCATCGCCTGCTATGCCTTTACGCAGGACAATCTGCCACTCCTTCAGGAGTATCTAGAAGACGGTAACAACCCGGACGAACCCGGCTGGTTCCTCCAGTGGTTGCAAGCCCACGAACCGGTCTACGCCTACTCGTTCGAGGAAGCCTGGTTCGACATCGGCACGCCCGAGAGCTATCTCGACGCGGTGGCATGGTATCTCGATGGCGAATCGTACGTCGCTGACAGCGCCAGTCTCGACGACACGGATGTCGGTGAAAACGTCCACGTAATGGGCGGTGCGGAACTCGTCAGCGCCAGTCTCGACAACGCCATCATCTTCTCGAACGCGACGGTTCGGGACTGTGACGTGCGCGACTCCATCATCGACGAGAAGACGCACATCGAAAACATGGACCTCGCGGGCGCGCTGATCGGTGCGCACACCCAGATCACGAACGGCGCACGCGACGAGTAG
- a CDS encoding alpha/beta hydrolase, which translates to MRVFSASEASGQFGAAFHPSHGPSSWASETMENGVVPYSMSTPIDERRAAELDSDARALLDTLVEEGAPDLTHQSPEQARALLGGLFTPADDPEPVAAVAERKIPAYARDIRVRIYDPDPNETLPAVVYFHGGGWVVGNLDTHDGVARSLANEGNCVVVSVDYRKGPEHPFPAAVEDAYLSVKWTADNADEIGAGEGLAVAGESAGGNLATVVAQMAVEKGLDAPEIDHQVLFYPVTDHSFDTPSYEENADGFFLTTRGMVWFWNHYLRDDIDGANLRASPLRAPRRTLAELPPATLFTCGYDPLRDEQFAYGEALADADIPVDHTHYDDMIHDFANMRRLSEPFPGVEAANDVRERAGEALREAFE; encoded by the coding sequence GTGAGGGTGTTCTCCGCGAGCGAAGCGAGCGGGCAGTTCGGCGCAGCATTCCATCCGTCGCATGGACCGTCGTCGTGGGCCAGCGAGACTATGGAGAACGGTGTCGTACCGTATTCGATGAGCACTCCAATAGACGAGCGACGAGCGGCGGAACTCGATTCGGACGCCCGGGCATTGCTGGACACGCTGGTCGAAGAAGGAGCGCCCGACCTTACCCACCAATCGCCCGAACAGGCCCGAGCATTGCTCGGTGGGCTGTTTACTCCGGCTGACGATCCGGAACCGGTTGCGGCGGTAGCGGAGCGCAAGATACCGGCGTACGCACGGGATATCCGCGTTCGAATCTACGACCCCGACCCGAACGAGACGCTTCCAGCGGTCGTCTACTTCCACGGAGGGGGGTGGGTCGTCGGCAACCTCGACACCCACGACGGAGTCGCACGCTCGCTCGCGAACGAGGGCAACTGTGTCGTCGTCTCCGTCGATTATCGAAAGGGACCGGAACATCCGTTTCCCGCTGCCGTCGAAGACGCGTACCTCTCGGTGAAATGGACCGCCGACAATGCCGACGAAATCGGAGCGGGTGAGGGACTCGCCGTCGCTGGTGAGAGCGCGGGCGGTAATCTCGCGACCGTCGTCGCACAGATGGCCGTCGAAAAGGGACTAGACGCGCCGGAAATCGACCACCAAGTGTTGTTTTACCCCGTAACCGACCACTCGTTCGACACCCCCTCCTACGAGGAGAACGCCGACGGCTTCTTCCTGACTACCCGGGGAATGGTGTGGTTCTGGAATCACTACCTTCGGGACGATATCGACGGGGCGAACCTTCGAGCCTCGCCGTTGCGTGCTCCGCGACGGACCCTCGCCGAACTACCGCCGGCGACCCTGTTCACCTGTGGATACGACCCGTTACGCGACGAACAGTTTGCGTACGGTGAGGCACTCGCCGATGCCGATATCCCCGTCGACCACACCCACTACGACGACATGATTCACGACTTCGCTAACATGCGTCGCCTCTCCGAACCGTTCCCAGGTGTCGAAGCGGCCAACGACGTGCGTGAGCGCGCTGGCGAGGCGCTTCGAGAGGCGTTCGAATAG
- a CDS encoding diphthine--ammonia ligase, which yields MNQQAWVSLFSGGKDSSWALYRALEDGLNVERLLTVHPAGDSYMYHVPATTLTTLVAESIGIPLVNVEGDFDAKSVEDAGAQGDKETETLETALRDLDLDLAGVTAGAVESEFQTSRIQALCDRLGIDLFAPLWQKNPRELGHAMIDAGFEIKIVQVAAYGLDESWLGRTVDEEALAELAELNDEYGVHVLGEGGEFETLVTDAPHMDRPIELEYDTTWDGTRGRVRITDATLG from the coding sequence ATGAACCAGCAGGCGTGGGTCAGCCTCTTTTCCGGCGGAAAGGATTCCTCGTGGGCGCTCTATCGAGCGCTCGAGGATGGTTTGAACGTCGAACGACTGCTCACCGTTCACCCGGCGGGCGATTCCTACATGTATCACGTTCCGGCGACAACCCTCACGACGCTCGTGGCAGAAAGCATCGGCATTCCCCTCGTGAACGTCGAGGGGGACTTCGACGCCAAATCCGTCGAGGACGCAGGTGCACAAGGCGACAAGGAAACGGAAACGCTAGAAACCGCGCTTCGTGACCTTGACCTCGATTTGGCGGGCGTCACGGCAGGTGCGGTCGAAAGCGAGTTCCAGACGAGCAGAATCCAAGCCCTGTGCGACCGTCTCGGTATCGATTTGTTCGCCCCCCTCTGGCAGAAAAACCCACGCGAACTCGGCCACGCGATGATAGACGCCGGATTCGAAATCAAAATCGTCCAGGTCGCAGCCTACGGATTGGACGAATCGTGGCTCGGTCGAACGGTGGACGAGGAAGCATTGGCCGAACTGGCTGAACTCAACGACGAGTACGGTGTTCACGTTTTGGGCGAGGGCGGGGAGTTCGAGACGTTAGTGACGGATGCACCACACATGGACCGACCAATCGAGCTGGAATACGATACGACGTGGGATGGAACACGTGGACGGGTACGAATTACGGATGCTACATTAGGGTGA
- a CDS encoding DUF373 family protein: protein MSTLVVCVDRNNDIGRKTGLKMPVAGWEAVRSLVTDVGLADPEDSSVNCLLEALRVARDLRDSDEETTVAVISGTAETRVGADRAVAAQMDELVAEHEADSAIIVIDSAEDERLVPIVESRVRVDAVDRVVVRQARDIESTYYLLKQFLADEELRQTVLVPTGIALIAFPVLLLQWGLAMATSAITAVIGLFVLYKGLAIGDYFRELPAEARDALYSGRVSIVTYVVGLGLSLIGVFVGALRAAPLESSEGILMTAMAFTFESVPWIAVAALTASMGRLLDEAIRNDRVRNSHLNLPFGVLAVGLVVRGFSAYFLQRDGKIAPVAVPKITVGQTTVSQFTLDPGTRLAVYVLLGVFVSLLGVRVASYVSGTSFEEEIVE from the coding sequence ATGAGCACGCTCGTGGTGTGTGTCGATAGAAACAACGATATCGGCCGGAAGACCGGACTGAAGATGCCCGTCGCCGGGTGGGAAGCAGTTCGGTCACTCGTCACCGATGTCGGACTCGCCGACCCCGAGGATTCGAGTGTCAACTGCCTACTCGAAGCCCTCCGCGTCGCCCGTGACCTCCGCGATAGCGACGAGGAGACGACGGTTGCAGTCATCTCCGGCACCGCCGAAACGCGAGTCGGTGCGGACCGTGCCGTAGCCGCGCAGATGGACGAACTCGTCGCCGAACACGAGGCCGACTCGGCGATCATCGTCATCGACAGCGCGGAAGACGAGCGGCTCGTCCCCATCGTCGAAAGCCGCGTCCGCGTCGATGCGGTGGACCGTGTCGTCGTCCGACAGGCCCGCGACATCGAATCCACGTACTACCTCCTGAAGCAGTTCCTCGCGGACGAGGAGCTTCGACAGACCGTGCTCGTCCCGACCGGTATCGCCCTCATCGCGTTTCCGGTGTTACTGTTACAGTGGGGGCTCGCCATGGCGACCTCCGCCATCACCGCGGTTATCGGCCTGTTCGTCCTGTACAAAGGGCTCGCGATCGGCGACTACTTCCGTGAGTTACCCGCCGAGGCGCGCGACGCGTTGTACTCCGGTCGCGTCTCCATCGTCACCTACGTCGTCGGCCTCGGATTGTCGCTCATCGGCGTCTTCGTCGGCGCGCTCCGTGCCGCCCCGTTGGAGTCCTCCGAAGGAATCCTCATGACGGCCATGGCGTTCACGTTCGAGAGCGTTCCGTGGATCGCAGTCGCCGCCCTCACTGCGAGCATGGGCCGACTGCTGGACGAAGCAATCCGGAACGACCGCGTTCGAAATTCTCACCTAAATCTTCCGTTCGGCGTCCTCGCTGTCGGACTTGTCGTTCGTGGGTTTTCGGCCTACTTCCTCCAACGAGACGGAAAAATCGCCCCTGTCGCCGTTCCGAAGATTACAGTCGGTCAGACGACCGTTTCCCAGTTCACGCTGGACCCCGGAACACGACTCGCCGTGTACGTTCTGCTTGGCGTCTTCGTCAGCCTCCTCGGCGTGCGCGTCGCGTCCTACGTGAGTGGAACGTCGTTCGAAGAGGAAATCGTGGAGTAA